A window from Ignavibacteriota bacterium encodes these proteins:
- a CDS encoding helix-turn-helix domain-containing protein, which translates to MELYQMEYDNSRIQPYKKWICINVPIWLLRQKEVSSGAKLLYGRILMFIGKNEFCFPSQKKLAFELQVSKKTISRYINELKNLKLIEVVNRGESKTSIYYVLNHIWQHSERGSYPHSIYGIG; encoded by the coding sequence ATGGAATTATATCAAATGGAATATGATAATAGTAGAATACAACCTTATAAAAAATGGATTTGTATTAATGTTCCAATCTGGTTATTAAGGCAAAAAGAAGTTTCATCGGGAGCAAAATTACTATACGGTAGGATTCTTATGTTTATTGGTAAGAATGAGTTTTGTTTTCCTTCACAAAAGAAACTCGCATTTGAATTGCAAGTTTCAAAAAAAACAATTAGCAGATATATTAATGAATTAAAAAATCTCAAACTTATAGAAGTTGTTAATCGAGGAGAAAGTAAAACAAGTATTTATTATGTATTAAATCATATTTGGCAACATTCAGAAAGAGGTTCCTATCCTCATAGCATTTATGGCATAGGCTGA
- a CDS encoding DEAD/DEAH box helicase family protein — translation MPTPEQLARENIDDLLTKAGWKIQDVNHLNLGESLGVAIREYPTNSGPADYILFVERKAVGVIEAKSEGTTLSGVSEQTYKYAANFKSEIPHVKLPLPFLYESTGTETLFRDLRDPESRSRRVFAFHRPETLLEWSNQPETLRSRVKQFPKLQLDRLWKPQFEAINNLEESLKQNRPRALIQMATGSGKTFTSISFIYRLIKFAGAKRILFLVDRNNLGRQTKSEFTQFVAPDDGRKFTELYNVQHLTSNTIDPVNRVVITTIQRLFSMLKGEDQFEPDSEESSMFDITPTAKQPIEVKYNPKIPIETFDFIVTDECHRSIYNLWRQALEYFDAFLIGLTATPSKQTIGFFNRNLVQEYTHERAVADNVNVDFEVYKIQTKISTEGSKIDSGFFIDKRDKLTRKVISEKLDEEFQYANNQLDRSVVAIDQIRTIIRTFRDRLFTEIFPGRTHVPKTLIFAKDDSHAEDIVNIVREEFGKGNDFCKKITYRTTGDKPEDLIANFRNSYNPRIAVTVDMISTGTDIKPIECVFFMRDVKSPIYFEQMKGRGTRVINSADLQSVTPDAKYKTHFVIVDAVGVTESEKVAPTTTLEKNRTIPFDKLLKDVAVGIRTPDILSSLASRLTRLDKIIDKDQKEELKKLSENKPLSIISNGLLSAIDPDIQIETAKKEFNTEEPTDQQIKEVTKKLTDEACKVFDNPKFRDKLSETKRLSEQIIDVVSLDEVLTAEFDEKSKEKAKSVIDTWKKFIDENKDEITALQIIFNTPYGKRHLTYEQIKQLSLAIEKPPYNLRQEVVWKAYEQLDKSKVKGTPLTILTNIISLLRFTIGEAEELIPFNNIVEQKFANWISEQEQKGRIFSIDQIEWLTMIKNHIATSLEISKEDFDSVPFYEKGGLMKVYNLFGEELNTLLEELNNRLVA, via the coding sequence ATGCCAACTCCAGAACAACTTGCTCGTGAAAATATAGACGACCTACTAACCAAAGCTGGCTGGAAAATTCAAGATGTAAATCATCTTAATTTGGGTGAAAGTTTAGGAGTTGCTATTCGTGAATACCCGACAAATTCTGGTCCTGCTGATTATATACTTTTTGTTGAAAGAAAAGCTGTTGGAGTTATTGAAGCTAAATCTGAAGGAACTACTTTAAGTGGAGTTTCAGAACAAACCTATAAGTATGCAGCTAATTTTAAATCTGAAATTCCTCATGTAAAATTACCGCTTCCTTTTTTATATGAAAGTACTGGAACAGAGACCTTATTTAGGGATTTAAGAGACCCAGAATCACGCTCAAGAAGAGTTTTCGCATTCCATAGACCAGAAACATTACTTGAATGGTCGAATCAACCTGAAACTTTAAGGAGCAGAGTTAAACAATTTCCTAAACTTCAATTAGACAGACTTTGGAAACCTCAGTTTGAAGCTATAAATAATTTAGAAGAATCACTTAAGCAAAACAGACCGAGAGCTTTAATTCAAATGGCTACTGGTTCTGGAAAAACTTTTACTTCCATTAGTTTCATTTATCGTTTAATAAAATTTGCTGGTGCAAAAAGAATTTTATTTTTAGTTGATAGAAATAATCTTGGTCGACAGACAAAATCAGAATTTACTCAATTTGTTGCTCCCGATGATGGAAGAAAATTTACTGAACTTTATAATGTTCAGCATTTAACATCAAACACTATTGATCCAGTTAATCGAGTTGTAATCACAACAATTCAGCGTTTGTTTTCAATGCTTAAAGGTGAAGATCAATTTGAACCAGATTCCGAAGAAAGTTCGATGTTTGATATTACTCCAACCGCTAAACAGCCAATTGAAGTAAAGTATAATCCCAAAATTCCTATTGAAACTTTTGATTTTATTGTAACGGATGAATGCCATCGTTCAATTTATAATCTTTGGCGGCAAGCTTTAGAATATTTTGATGCTTTTCTAATTGGACTTACTGCAACTCCATCAAAACAAACAATAGGATTTTTCAATAGAAATTTAGTTCAAGAATATACTCACGAAAGAGCTGTTGCTGATAATGTTAATGTCGATTTTGAAGTCTATAAAATCCAAACAAAAATCTCAACCGAAGGAAGTAAAATTGATTCTGGATTCTTTATTGATAAAAGAGATAAACTTACAAGAAAAGTTATTAGTGAAAAACTGGATGAAGAATTTCAATACGCTAATAACCAATTAGATAGAAGTGTTGTTGCTATTGATCAAATCAGAACAATAATTAGGACTTTTAGAGATAGATTGTTTACTGAAATATTTCCTGGTAGAACTCACGTTCCTAAAACTTTAATATTTGCAAAAGATGATTCTCACGCTGAAGATATTGTTAATATCGTTCGTGAAGAATTTGGCAAAGGAAATGATTTCTGTAAAAAAATTACTTACAGAACTACTGGAGATAAACCAGAAGATTTAATTGCTAACTTCCGTAATTCGTATAATCCAAGAATTGCAGTTACCGTTGATATGATTTCCACTGGAACAGACATCAAACCTATTGAATGTGTTTTCTTTATGCGCGATGTAAAATCTCCAATTTATTTTGAACAGATGAAAGGAAGAGGAACAAGGGTAATAAATTCAGCGGATTTGCAGTCGGTTACTCCCGATGCAAAATATAAAACTCACTTTGTAATTGTTGATGCTGTTGGAGTTACGGAAAGTGAAAAGGTTGCTCCTACAACAACACTTGAGAAAAACAGAACTATTCCTTTTGATAAACTTTTAAAAGATGTTGCAGTTGGTATCAGAACTCCAGATATTCTTTCTTCGCTTGCTTCTCGTTTAACCAGACTTGATAAAATTATAGATAAAGATCAAAAAGAAGAATTGAAAAAGCTTTCTGAAAATAAACCACTTTCAATAATTTCAAACGGACTTCTTTCTGCTATTGATCCAGATATACAGATTGAAACTGCAAAGAAAGAATTTAATACAGAAGAACCAACCGACCAGCAAATAAAAGAAGTAACAAAAAAATTAACTGATGAAGCTTGTAAAGTTTTTGATAATCCCAAATTCAGAGACAAGCTTTCTGAAACAAAAAGATTATCCGAACAAATTATTGACGTTGTAAGTTTAGATGAAGTTTTGACCGCTGAGTTTGATGAAAAATCTAAAGAAAAGGCAAAGAGTGTTATTGATACATGGAAGAAATTTATTGATGAAAACAAAGATGAAATTACAGCACTTCAAATAATATTTAATACACCTTACGGAAAACGTCATTTAACTTACGAGCAGATTAAACAGCTATCTTTGGCAATTGAAAAACCGCCTTATAATTTAAGACAAGAAGTTGTTTGGAAAGCTTATGAACAGCTTGATAAAAGTAAGGTTAAAGGAACACCGTTAACAATTTTAACAAATATAATTTCTTTGCTAAGGTTTACAATTGGTGAAGCTGAAGAACTTATTCCTTTTAATAATATTGTTGAACAAAAATTTGCAAATTGGATTAGCGAACAAGAACAGAAAGGAAGAATATTTAGCATTGATCAAATTGAATGGCTTACAATGATTAAAAACCATATTGCTACATCTCTTGAAATTTCAAAAGAAGATTTTGATTCAGTTCCATTTTATGAAAAGGGCGGATTGATGAAAGTTTATAATTTATTTGGAGAAGAATTAAATACACTTCTTGAAGAATTGAATAATAGGTTAGTAGCGTGA
- a CDS encoding DUF932 domain-containing protein produces MNPYTEIEVTPLYSKDGMISNGKSVRIKNDKEWNEIGIVSPNYLLVHNKKVKDVVDQLARYSPYKIWKPTKQFFDGRRFIYSLVTDNLTVEITPGDLIRFGLIGYNSYDGSRALSVGMYAEHLVCSNGMTSSLFFSRFTFKHNQGNFNWNEQIESAFKTILPHSENKLIEFANSLRKLKSKSLDTNSLKQIRKEYLTDLNISSWGKVVDQFLLNEQHNAFGLLDACTNIFWHNKKQNYSDYNNNSYVTDSMLKYANTFLN; encoded by the coding sequence ATGAATCCATACACAGAAATTGAAGTTACTCCACTTTATTCCAAAGATGGCATGATATCAAACGGAAAATCTGTTAGAATCAAAAATGATAAAGAATGGAATGAAATCGGAATAGTTTCACCAAATTATTTATTGGTACACAATAAAAAAGTTAAAGATGTTGTTGACCAATTAGCACGCTACTCACCATATAAAATATGGAAACCTACAAAACAATTCTTTGACGGCAGAAGATTTATTTATTCGCTCGTTACTGATAATCTTACAGTTGAAATTACACCTGGAGATTTAATAAGATTTGGTTTAATTGGTTACAACAGTTATGATGGTAGCAGAGCTTTATCCGTTGGTATGTATGCCGAACATTTAGTTTGCAGTAATGGAATGACAAGTTCATTATTTTTTTCAAGATTCACATTTAAGCATAATCAAGGTAATTTCAATTGGAATGAACAAATTGAATCTGCATTTAAAACTATTCTTCCTCACTCAGAAAATAAACTAATTGAATTTGCAAATTCTTTAAGAAAACTGAAATCAAAAAGTCTTGATACCAATTCCTTAAAGCAAATCAGAAAAGAATATTTAACAGACTTAAATATTTCTTCTTGGGGAAAAGTTGTTGATCAGTTTTTATTAAATGAACAGCACAATGCATTTGGTTTATTGGATGCCTGTACAAATATATTCTGGCATAATAAGAAACAAAATTATTCAGACTATAATAATAATTCCTATGTAACAGATTCAATGCTTAAGTATGCCAATACTTTTTTGAATTAG